One genomic segment of Protaetiibacter intestinalis includes these proteins:
- a CDS encoding ABC transporter substrate-binding protein produces MTRTARSLATKGALGAALVTTLVLSGCSQTPTETGGFDPDEEIELTIAWWGNDDRAAIMTEVIDQFEEKYPNITVVEQPVGAPDDLFNRLATDFASGTAPDVFALGGAKPQEYGAAGTLLDLSTVSDYLDTSKYEDFTLTNATVDGTLYGLPTGGNAIGVLINTDLFEAAGVDLPDDDWTWDDFADAANAISANSADGVVGLDLRIQDILGTYVAQNDEDGIYNWDGELATSAETIESWFNFEVGLVNDGGLPDPSVIVENQNLTPDQTLFGTGKAAITFSYSNQIGSYAAGTGGANVEILPPPSSTGVSGVAVLPSQFWSIAAESKHPEAAGLLVNWLLNEPEPAKVILSNRGLQFNPDILAVVKPLLAPADAQAAEYLEKVLEIGVVAPPQPAGGSILNELSQRIESDILFGRSTVEAGSQQWIDELTTSLAND; encoded by the coding sequence ATGACGCGTACAGCACGTTCTCTTGCGACGAAGGGCGCCCTCGGCGCCGCGCTCGTCACCACGCTGGTCCTCTCGGGCTGCTCGCAGACCCCGACGGAGACCGGCGGATTCGACCCGGACGAGGAGATCGAACTCACCATCGCATGGTGGGGCAACGACGACCGGGCCGCCATCATGACCGAGGTCATCGACCAGTTCGAGGAGAAGTACCCGAACATCACGGTCGTCGAGCAGCCCGTCGGCGCCCCCGACGACCTGTTCAACCGCCTCGCCACCGACTTCGCCTCGGGCACCGCGCCCGACGTGTTCGCCCTCGGCGGCGCGAAGCCGCAGGAGTACGGCGCAGCGGGCACCCTGCTCGACCTGTCGACCGTCTCCGACTACCTCGACACGAGCAAGTACGAGGACTTCACGCTCACCAACGCGACGGTCGACGGCACCCTCTACGGCCTCCCCACGGGCGGCAACGCGATCGGCGTGCTCATCAACACCGACCTGTTCGAGGCGGCCGGCGTCGACCTGCCGGACGACGACTGGACGTGGGACGACTTCGCCGACGCCGCCAACGCGATCTCGGCGAACTCGGCCGACGGCGTGGTCGGGCTCGACCTGCGCATCCAGGACATCCTGGGCACCTACGTCGCGCAGAACGACGAGGACGGCATCTACAACTGGGACGGCGAGCTCGCCACGAGCGCCGAGACGATCGAGTCGTGGTTCAACTTCGAGGTGGGCCTCGTGAACGACGGCGGCCTGCCCGACCCGTCGGTCATCGTCGAGAACCAGAACCTCACCCCGGACCAGACGCTGTTCGGCACCGGCAAGGCCGCGATCACCTTCTCGTACAGCAACCAGATCGGCAGCTACGCGGCCGGCACGGGCGGTGCGAACGTCGAGATCCTGCCGCCGCCGAGCTCCACGGGCGTCTCCGGCGTCGCGGTGCTACCGTCGCAGTTCTGGTCGATCGCGGCCGAGAGCAAGCACCCCGAGGCCGCGGGGCTGCTCGTGAACTGGCTGCTCAACGAGCCCGAGCCGGCGAAGGTGATCCTGTCGAACCGCGGTCTGCAGTTCAACCCGGACATCCTCGCGGTCGTCAAGCCGCTGCTGGCCCCGGCCGACGCGCAGGCGGCCGAGTACCTCGAGAAGGTGCTCGAGATCGGCGTCGTCGCTCCCCCGCAGCCGGCGGGCGGATCGATCCTCAACGAGCTCTCGCAGCGCATCGAATCCGACATCCTGTTCGGGCGGTCGACGGTCGAGGCCGGCTCGCAGCAGTGGATCGACGAGCTCACGACGTCGCTCGCGAACGACTGA